The Papaver somniferum cultivar HN1 chromosome 3, ASM357369v1, whole genome shotgun sequence genome includes a region encoding these proteins:
- the LOC113359537 gene encoding uncharacterized protein LOC113359537 — MTSHHMGIFKVPDATIKELDSIQRNFWWRKQDSRGFFLTGWAIINKHKQNGGMGFRDLKCFSRDLPAKVDWRLLKNEDKFWEKALKERYFPTTSGLHERKKKNSTWSWQSIQGSMQFIFKFSLWLLGDGRKISIWSGIWIQGTQAPHIPVVELEIAYTYNEVSDLIIKIPIHVR; from the coding sequence ATGACATCACATCACATGGGCATTTTCAAAGTTCCAGATGCTACCATAAAAGAACTGGATAGTATACAAAGGAATTTTTGGTGGAGGAAACAGGATTCTAGAGGTTTCTTTCTCACTGGCTGGGCAATCATCAATAAACATAAGCAAAATGGAGGAATGGGTTTTAGAGACTTAAAATGTTTCAGCAGAGATCTTCCAGCCAAAGTTGATTGGAGATTACTAAAGAATGAAGACAAGTTTTGGGAAAAGGCCTTAAAAGAAAGATATTTCCCAACTACATCAGGACTGCatgaaaggaaaaagaagaattcAACTTGGTCCTGGCAAAGCATTCAAGGGAGTATGCAGTTCATCTTCAAGTTCAGTCTCTGGCTACTTGGTGATGGAAGAAAAATATCCATTTGGTCTGGCATATGGATTCAAGGCACACAAGCACCTCATATTCCAGTTGTGGAGTTGGAGATTGCATATACTTACAACGAAGTTTCTGACCTAATTATCAAGATACCAATACATGTAAGGTGA
- the LOC113361329 gene encoding outer envelope pore protein 24B, chloroplastic-like — translation MKASAKGSYDTSIVGTVAFNAGDVNLRASLDNFTVANGHLDGSTLLTVEKPGCFSIDYDVPKMDATFRFMNTVRVMEKPLSLTYVHEHGENMTSLDGTIALNQENKVSANYMFGTGNCKLKYSYVHAGAMIFEPCYDISRNTWDLAMSQKVYEDNVLKATYQTSSKDLGLEWSRDSEINGFKISSLVNLADETKMPKLRVETIWNL, via the coding sequence ATGAAGGCTTCAGCAAAAGGGAGTTACGACACTAGCATCGTTGGTACGGTCGCCTTTAACGCCGGTGATGTTAATCTTAGAGCTTCTTTGGATAATTTTACTGTTGCTAATGGACACTTAGATGGTTCAACTCTTCTTACTGTTGAAAAGCCTGGATGCTTCTCCATCGATTACGATGTTCCTAAAATGGATGCGACGTTTAGATTCATGAATACAGTTAGGGTTATGGAAAAACCATTGAGTTTGACATATGTACATGAGCACGGAGAAAACATGACATCGTTAGATGGGACAATCGCACTTAATCAAGAAAATAAGGTTTCAGCTAATTATATGTTTGGTACTGGGAATTGTAAATTGAAGTACAGTTATGTTCATGCTGGAGCAATGATTTTTGAACCGTGTTATGATATATCAAGAAATACTTGGGATTTAGCTATGTCTCAAAAGGTTTATGAGGATAATGTTTTGAAGGCTACTTATCAGACTTCAAGTAAGGATTTAGGATTGGAGTGGTCGAGGGATTCAGAGATTAATGGTTTCAAGATTTCGTCATTAGTTAATTTGGCGGATGAAACAAAAATGCCTAAATTGAGAGTTGAGACAATTTGGAATCTTTAG